The genomic stretch TTTTCCAAAGATTTGCGTCATACCGACGCAAATCTTTGGAAAAGGTGCGGCTCACGTTTTGGCCTTTTTTTGTCACTTACCATGTAGTATTAATCACTTAGAAGCCTTCAAACCCCTCTAAAATCGATCTCAAAAGGGCACCTTACTTGCTATAAAAACCATAGGTAGTTTTCCCTGAAATGACGGGGTTTAGAGGTTAGCATGGTACGCTTAGCACTTTTGATAGTTGGTTTACTAGGGATGTTCCTGCTCAATGCATGCAGCGGGAGCGCTCGCGATACAACTAATTTGGATACAAAAGACGCAGTTTACCTGCAGACAGGTAAGTTCACGGGGACACTTGAGCGTGTTTCAGTTGCTGAATACGATGAGAGTAAACAAGCAGTAGTTAAAAAAGAACAAACTCCAATCTTCAATGTCGAAGATTCTATAATCGAAGTTGATTGGGATAGCAAAAAAGTAAAAATAGAAACCAAACTTGTTGGCGAAGTTAATGATCTAGATCAAGACAAAAAATCAGAATCCATCCTTCTTGAAGGTCAATTCAACGACGAAGGTATCGCTTATTTATTCCCAACAAATGCTAAGGGTAAAGAAGTCAGAGCTCTCGGTGGTCTTCGTTGCAAAGATAATATGTGCGAAAAATTAACGATTGATTTAGGCGCTGATATAAAAAGAGATGGAAAAGTTGCTTTCGAACAAGAGCAAATGGACATTAAAAACCCATCACCTCTCAAAATAGAAATTCCAGAGGCTACTGGTGGTAGTGGAACAGAAGAAATTTATGAGCCAGAAAGTTCAGGGGCTAGAAACACAGGAGCACCTACAAAAGGAAAAGACGCTAAGGCCGAACTTGAAGCAAAGAAAAAAGAAGAGGCAAAAAGATTAGAAGCCGAGAAAAAAGCAGCTGAGCTAGAAGCTGCAGCAGACAGTGATGAAACCGAAGAAATTTATGAACCAGGTGTTCCTTCAAATCTTCCTTCGATATTAAGACCAGAAATTAGGGACAGACCAGATCAAGCAGAAGTTAGGCTAAACGATTATTCAGAATCAAAACTTTTCCCGTACAACTTGGGAGATAAATATCCTGCCAAAGCGCAAGGTTTTTACTCTTTCTGCTCTAAAAAAGATTCAAATTGCAAACCTGGAACTTTGGTAAAAGGTTTAGATGTTGCGATTGATGGTGTAGGGAATCTTGTTAAAAGACTCGGGTTCACATCAGCTGATCGTAGTGACAAACGTTATTATGGAAGCGGATTGCTAGTTAAAAATATCGAAGAAGTTGGAAAAGAGTATGCAAAGAAATTTCCAAATGAAACATTTATGATAGATGATTTAGCTCAAAAAGCGGGAGGACCTATTTATCAGTACGATAAAAAGGGAAAAATAAAAAAATATAAAAATGGAAAAAATAAAATGGCCCACGTTTCACACCAAAATGGTTTGGATGTGGATATTAGTCTACCAAGAAAAAATCCAAAGAATACAAAGAATCCATTTAATTATGAGTACGCGAAAGCTTGGGAAATCATTAAAAGTTTTGTAAAATTTGGTTATGTGGACGTGATTTTCTTAAACGCAAAACGAATAGAAGAGATGTGCAGTTACTTAAAGAGGTCTGGCGAAAAAGATTATCAAAAAACTTTTGGGCATTTATATAAAGAATCGGGGCACACAACTCATATGCATGTGCGATTGAAATGCACCCATCACAATATAGGCTGTAATATAGCGGAATATGACAAACCTAGATACGGTGTCTGCAAATAAAAAAGGCTCCTCTCGGAGCCTTTCCATTAATAAGAAAGGTACTTATGATTTCGTATAATAAATTTACATTGGTACTTTTATTGTCAATGTATATGAGTATTGTGTTTTCTGAGAGAGCATTTTCAAGCCAATGTTCAAGTTTATTTGGAACTACAAAATCATCAACCTCGTTGATTTTGGGCACAGAAAGGAAACTAGCTATTGTTTCACTAGATCAATTGTTGAGTGCTGATCCAAGGTCACTTTCGAATAGTGAAAAAGCTATTTTTGCCAAAGCCGCTGATTATGTGGGAAATCATGATCCACAAATTGCGATTGAGCTTTTAGCATTGGGTGTAGCCAAAGAACAAATTATTAAATTGATGGTGCCCATTGTAACAAAACAACTTAAAAATCTTGAATCCCGAACACCAACGCTAAACCTCACCCAT from Bdellovibrionota bacterium encodes the following:
- a CDS encoding penicillin-insensitive murein endopeptidase yields the protein MVRLALLIVGLLGMFLLNACSGSARDTTNLDTKDAVYLQTGKFTGTLERVSVAEYDESKQAVVKKEQTPIFNVEDSIIEVDWDSKKVKIETKLVGEVNDLDQDKKSESILLEGQFNDEGIAYLFPTNAKGKEVRALGGLRCKDNMCEKLTIDLGADIKRDGKVAFEQEQMDIKNPSPLKIEIPEATGGSGTEEIYEPESSGARNTGAPTKGKDAKAELEAKKKEEAKRLEAEKKAAELEAAADSDETEEIYEPGVPSNLPSILRPEIRDRPDQAEVRLNDYSESKLFPYNLGDKYPAKAQGFYSFCSKKDSNCKPGTLVKGLDVAIDGVGNLVKRLGFTSADRSDKRYYGSGLLVKNIEEVGKEYAKKFPNETFMIDDLAQKAGGPIYQYDKKGKIKKYKNGKNKMAHVSHQNGLDVDISLPRKNPKNTKNPFNYEYAKAWEIIKSFVKFGYVDVIFLNAKRIEEMCSYLKRSGEKDYQKTFGHLYKESGHTTHMHVRLKCTHHNIGCNIAEYDKPRYGVCK